The Erpetoichthys calabaricus chromosome 5, fErpCal1.3, whole genome shotgun sequence genome has a segment encoding these proteins:
- the LOC114652225 gene encoding tetratricopeptide repeat protein 23-like isoform X2 → MRELIRCVALSRLVYGDGHWRFAEAIAKLAFGYLLQGLHFQAKQHAESARNIMLTGVHLPESQTEKGKVLEALLTTYYSLGTAYLLQKSVREAHQNLLKAENILDELQSLRGMQHLPIMITEKDVNLSLGRVAILQNKPASAITFFEKAATYVKACKGEDSLELIIIYQEMGKAEQMRARHEEAVEHLLQAYSITVANNTDDSEEAANAALLLAKSYAATKKLKYNEFAEKYFNESINKYQAAFGEENPEAFKPVDEFSNWLIQTGRSQESYDLLNSTLSFRIEAFGDYSESVAETYNVMASIVLTDGDMKKAYKLLSKCLEIQTILFGSQHRKTKQTQEMLDMLQKSPVIIANNRKMNQKISNNLEP, encoded by the exons ATGAGGGAACTTATACGCTGTGTAGCTCTCTCCAGACTTGTTTATGGCGATGGACACTGGCGATTTGCTGAGGCTATTGCAAAACTTGCTTTTGGATATTTGCTGCAAG GACTTCACTTTCAGGCAAAGCAGCATGCAGAGTCTGCCCGAAATATTATGCTGACAGGAGTTCACCTGCCTGAATCtcagacagaaaaagggaaaGTACTGGAAGCACTCTTAACTACCTATTATAGTCTTGGTACAGCTTACTTACTACAGAAAAG TGTCAGAGAAGCTCATCAAAATCTGCTTAAAGCTGAAAACATTTTAGATGAGCTGCAAAGTCTTAGAGGAATGCAACATCTGCCAATAATGATCACAGAAAAAGATGTCAATCTGTCACTGGGAAG AGTCGCCATTCTGCAGAACAAGCCAGCTTCTGCCATTACATTCTTTGAAAAAGCTGCAACATATGTGAAAGCCTGTAAAGGAGAAGACAGTCTAGAGCTAATCATCATATATCAGGAAATGGGAAAAGCTGAACAGATGAGAGCACGTCATGAGGAGGCTGTAGAGCATCTGCTACAA gCTTATTCAATAACTGTGGCCAACAATACAGATGATAGTGAGGAGGCTGCCAATGCTGCACTACTTCTGGCAAAAAGCTATGCTGCCactaaaaagttaaaatacaATG aatttGCAGAAAAGTACTTTAatgaaagtataaataaatatcaggCTGCATTTGGGGAGGAAAATCCAGAAGCATTTAAACCAGTGGATGAATTCAGCAACTGGTTGATTCAAACTGGAAGGTCACAG GAGTCATATGACCTCCTCAATAGTACCTTGAGTTTCAGAATAGAAGCATTTGGGGATTACAGTGAGTCAGTGGCTGAAACCTACAATGTCATGGCTAGCATCGTCCTTACAGATGGGGACATGAAGAAGGCTTATAAACTGCTCTCAAAG tgcCTTGAAATTCAGACAATACTATTtgggagtcagcacagaaaaactaaacaaacacaGGAAATGTTAGATATGCTTCAAAA GTCACCAGTTATTAttgcaaataacagaaaaatgaatCAGAAAATATCAAATAACCTGGAACCTTAG
- the LOC114652225 gene encoding tetratricopeptide repeat protein 23-like isoform X1, whose amino-acid sequence MKRAPITIPTSFMDIEDCFENQVVENNNHTLEDITDTDRSTVQSRSARSESLVGAETKKQRGILSTPEDKLLTAQAQSEDLIANNKISKAMRELIRCVALSRLVYGDGHWRFAEAIAKLAFGYLLQGLHFQAKQHAESARNIMLTGVHLPESQTEKGKVLEALLTTYYSLGTAYLLQKSVREAHQNLLKAENILDELQSLRGMQHLPIMITEKDVNLSLGRVAILQNKPASAITFFEKAATYVKACKGEDSLELIIIYQEMGKAEQMRARHEEAVEHLLQAYSITVANNTDDSEEAANAALLLAKSYAATKKLKYNEFAEKYFNESINKYQAAFGEENPEAFKPVDEFSNWLIQTGRSQESYDLLNSTLSFRIEAFGDYSESVAETYNVMASIVLTDGDMKKAYKLLSKCLEIQTILFGSQHRKTKQTQEMLDMLQKSPVIIANNRKMNQKISNNLEP is encoded by the exons ATGAAGAGAGCCCCCATCACAATTCCCACAAGCTTCATGGACATTGAAGACTGTTTTGAAAATca GGTTGTGGAAAACAACAATCATACACTAGAAGACATCACAGACACAGATAGGTCCACTGTACAGAGCAGATCAGCAAGGAGTGAATCACTGGTTGGAGCTGAGACAAAAAAGCAGCGAGGTATCCTTTCCACCCCTGAAGACAAACTTCTCACAGCTCAGGCACAATCAGAGGATCTGATTGCAAATAACAAG ATTTCAAAGGCCATGAGGGAACTTATACGCTGTGTAGCTCTCTCCAGACTTGTTTATGGCGATGGACACTGGCGATTTGCTGAGGCTATTGCAAAACTTGCTTTTGGATATTTGCTGCAAG GACTTCACTTTCAGGCAAAGCAGCATGCAGAGTCTGCCCGAAATATTATGCTGACAGGAGTTCACCTGCCTGAATCtcagacagaaaaagggaaaGTACTGGAAGCACTCTTAACTACCTATTATAGTCTTGGTACAGCTTACTTACTACAGAAAAG TGTCAGAGAAGCTCATCAAAATCTGCTTAAAGCTGAAAACATTTTAGATGAGCTGCAAAGTCTTAGAGGAATGCAACATCTGCCAATAATGATCACAGAAAAAGATGTCAATCTGTCACTGGGAAG AGTCGCCATTCTGCAGAACAAGCCAGCTTCTGCCATTACATTCTTTGAAAAAGCTGCAACATATGTGAAAGCCTGTAAAGGAGAAGACAGTCTAGAGCTAATCATCATATATCAGGAAATGGGAAAAGCTGAACAGATGAGAGCACGTCATGAGGAGGCTGTAGAGCATCTGCTACAA gCTTATTCAATAACTGTGGCCAACAATACAGATGATAGTGAGGAGGCTGCCAATGCTGCACTACTTCTGGCAAAAAGCTATGCTGCCactaaaaagttaaaatacaATG aatttGCAGAAAAGTACTTTAatgaaagtataaataaatatcaggCTGCATTTGGGGAGGAAAATCCAGAAGCATTTAAACCAGTGGATGAATTCAGCAACTGGTTGATTCAAACTGGAAGGTCACAG GAGTCATATGACCTCCTCAATAGTACCTTGAGTTTCAGAATAGAAGCATTTGGGGATTACAGTGAGTCAGTGGCTGAAACCTACAATGTCATGGCTAGCATCGTCCTTACAGATGGGGACATGAAGAAGGCTTATAAACTGCTCTCAAAG tgcCTTGAAATTCAGACAATACTATTtgggagtcagcacagaaaaactaaacaaacacaGGAAATGTTAGATATGCTTCAAAA GTCACCAGTTATTAttgcaaataacagaaaaatgaatCAGAAAATATCAAATAACCTGGAACCTTAG